The Methylobacterium sp. PvR107 genome contains a region encoding:
- a CDS encoding PepSY domain-containing protein, with translation MPMPIPALRTVLFRLHWALGLTAGLVLAVMGLTGALMSYEEAVTAFANRDRLTVRAAERPALTPAALAARIGAQVHGPKVDALTLSDDPGASVLVRFARDPATRARPPSVYADPYDGTVLGPMRFETAFATVRELHRWLLLPGGSKGWGRTITGACLWALLAFLATGLYLRWPQIHRWRIWLKPHLSRPGRARWWSLHAVAGTWLVPVYLVIALTGLTWSYPWFKDGATALLAGDLEAAKPARAAGRPEGRGRPADADAAASGTSLDRAWAAFRAAEGRAAGSATAILPGADAKAIRIRWLPRGVDAPSARNEARYDAATGALVSAEHAADLPLGRRLVENMLEVHRGRFFGGVVALLFCLAALAMPGFAATGLTLYVLRRRAGARRRIVEPETAGATVSPVNP, from the coding sequence ATGCCGATGCCGATTCCCGCCCTCCGAACCGTGCTCTTCCGCCTGCACTGGGCGCTGGGCCTCACCGCCGGTCTCGTCCTCGCCGTGATGGGCCTGACCGGGGCGCTGATGAGCTACGAGGAGGCGGTCACCGCCTTCGCCAACCGCGACCGGCTGACGGTCCGGGCGGCCGAGCGCCCGGCCCTGACGCCCGCGGCCCTGGCCGCCCGGATCGGCGCGCAGGTGCATGGGCCCAAGGTCGACGCGCTGACCCTGTCGGACGATCCCGGCGCCAGCGTCCTCGTCCGCTTCGCCCGCGATCCCGCGACCCGCGCGCGGCCGCCCTCGGTCTATGCCGACCCGTATGACGGCACGGTGCTCGGCCCGATGCGGTTCGAGACGGCGTTCGCGACGGTGCGGGAGCTGCACCGCTGGCTGCTGCTCCCCGGCGGCTCCAAGGGCTGGGGCCGCACGATCACGGGTGCCTGCCTCTGGGCGCTCCTAGCCTTCCTGGCGACCGGCCTGTACCTGCGCTGGCCCCAGATCCACCGCTGGCGGATCTGGCTGAAGCCGCACCTGTCGCGGCCCGGCCGGGCGCGCTGGTGGTCACTGCACGCGGTGGCGGGGACGTGGCTCGTGCCGGTCTATCTCGTGATCGCGCTCACGGGCCTGACCTGGTCCTACCCCTGGTTCAAGGACGGCGCCACGGCGCTGCTGGCGGGCGATCTCGAGGCGGCAAAACCCGCCCGCGCGGCGGGTCGTCCGGAGGGCCGTGGCAGGCCGGCCGACGCGGACGCCGCGGCATCCGGGACGTCCCTCGACCGCGCCTGGGCGGCCTTCCGCGCCGCCGAGGGCCGCGCGGCCGGGTCCGCGACCGCGATCCTCCCCGGGGCCGACGCGAAGGCGATCCGCATCCGCTGGCTGCCCCGCGGCGTCGACGCGCCGAGCGCCCGCAACGAGGCACGCTACGACGCCGCCACGGGCGCGCTGGTGTCGGCCGAGCACGCCGCCGACCTGCCGCTGGGGCGGCGTCTCGTCGAGAACATGCTGGAGGTGCATCGCGGCCGCTTCTTCGGCGGTGTCGTCGCCCTGCTGTTCTGCCTCGCGGCTCTGGCCATGCCGGGCTTCGCGGCCACCGGCCTGACCCTGTACGTCCTGCGCCGCCGCGCGGGTGCCCGCCGGAGAATCGTCGAGCCCGAGACCGCAGGCGCGACGGTCAGCCCGGTCAATCCCTGA
- a CDS encoding outer membrane beta-barrel protein codes for MMHRIVSTGLVMGLLSSTALSADLAHRRASEPVAPPVFTWSGVYGGLFAGFGALDSATQFLCTGPDGRAGAAGCPVLPSRRGTDDGFIAGGEVGGNWEVGSGFVVGGAADYQFTRLWDYGEREGRFTDSGGRALIFNVAHAGQRLDQLATVRGKVGFALGPTLIYGTGGLAFGNVRIDSNLTTFNRSVFDAREGEVRTGYAVGAGLEHAFTDHLSAKVEGLYYDLGSRSVLAAPIGRVLPGYHAGARIATDGFLTRVGLNCRFGAGLPSDGPAAPSPWAFEGGLRYFYSSGGPRYTLGDPFKPGQINSRLTYAGSDAHSGESFARVEHVPTGLFAKGFLGAGGVTSGRLSDEDFPPAESPYSKTLSPIKDGDISYGVIDFGYDVLRRDGFSLGGFVGYQYDAELLNGDGCRQVARNGICAGRSAVPDQVKVLGETLRWNALRVGLIGEARFDRVRLSLEGAYLPAVSLEGVDRHWLRPDINPLPQQGHGDGYFAEGIVSYDVTPRVSVGVGGRYWRMQTDSGSVKFPTYPRSPTKFETDRYGAFAQISYRLADFGLGEAGAPAALVGKD; via the coding sequence ATGATGCACCGTATTGTGAGCACCGGCCTCGTGATGGGCTTGCTGTCGAGCACAGCGTTGTCCGCCGATCTGGCCCATAGGCGCGCATCCGAACCGGTGGCGCCGCCCGTCTTCACGTGGTCGGGCGTCTATGGCGGCCTGTTCGCCGGCTTCGGCGCGCTCGACAGCGCCACGCAGTTCCTCTGCACGGGTCCCGATGGCCGGGCCGGCGCAGCGGGCTGCCCCGTCCTCCCGTCCCGGCGGGGCACCGACGACGGCTTCATCGCCGGCGGCGAGGTCGGCGGCAACTGGGAGGTCGGATCCGGCTTCGTGGTCGGCGGCGCCGCGGATTACCAGTTCACGCGCCTCTGGGATTACGGCGAGCGGGAGGGACGCTTCACCGACAGCGGCGGCCGCGCCCTGATCTTCAACGTCGCGCATGCCGGGCAGCGGCTCGACCAGCTGGCGACCGTGCGCGGCAAGGTTGGCTTCGCCCTGGGGCCGACGCTGATCTACGGCACCGGCGGCCTCGCCTTCGGCAATGTGCGGATCGACAGCAACCTGACGACCTTCAACCGGAGCGTGTTCGACGCGCGCGAGGGCGAGGTCCGCACGGGCTACGCCGTCGGCGCCGGCCTCGAGCACGCATTCACCGATCACCTCTCGGCCAAGGTCGAGGGCCTCTACTACGACCTCGGCAGCCGCTCGGTCCTGGCGGCACCGATCGGTCGCGTGCTGCCCGGCTACCATGCCGGTGCCCGCATCGCGACGGACGGCTTCCTGACCCGTGTCGGCCTCAATTGCCGGTTCGGTGCCGGCCTGCCGTCGGACGGTCCGGCCGCACCCTCGCCCTGGGCCTTCGAAGGCGGCCTGCGCTACTTCTACAGCTCCGGCGGCCCGCGCTACACCCTCGGCGATCCCTTCAAGCCCGGCCAGATCAATTCCCGCCTGACCTATGCGGGTTCCGACGCCCATTCCGGCGAGAGCTTCGCGCGGGTCGAGCATGTACCCACCGGCCTGTTCGCCAAGGGTTTCCTCGGCGCCGGCGGGGTCACGTCGGGCCGGCTCTCCGACGAGGATTTCCCACCCGCCGAGAGCCCGTATTCGAAGACGCTCTCGCCGATCAAGGACGGCGACATCAGCTACGGCGTCATCGATTTCGGCTACGATGTGCTGCGCCGGGATGGCTTCAGCCTGGGCGGCTTCGTCGGCTACCAGTACGACGCCGAACTTCTCAACGGCGACGGCTGCCGGCAGGTGGCACGCAACGGCATCTGCGCGGGCCGGTCCGCCGTACCCGATCAGGTCAAGGTCCTGGGTGAGACCCTGCGCTGGAATGCGCTGCGCGTCGGCCTGATCGGCGAGGCCCGGTTCGACCGGGTCCGGCTGAGCCTGGAGGGCGCCTACCTCCCAGCCGTGTCTCTGGAGGGGGTCGATCGTCACTGGCTCCGGCCGGACATCAACCCGCTGCCGCAGCAGGGGCACGGAGACGGCTACTTCGCCGAGGGCATCGTCTCATACGACGTGACGCCGCGCGTGAGCGTCGGCGTCGGCGGTCGCTACTGGCGGATGCAGACCGATTCGGGCTCGGTGAAATTCCCGACCTACCCGCGCAGCCCGACCAAGTTCGAGACCGACCGCTACGGCGCCTTCGCGCAGATCTCCTACCGGTTGGCCGATTTCGGCCTCGGCGAGGCGGGTGCCCCGGCGGCCCTGGTCGGCAAGGACTGA
- a CDS encoding TonB-dependent siderophore receptor, with product MPSDRIDDVDRTYRLRKYLNASPAALATTALLLSSTCLQAQSQPEAEEVALSELTVTGTGPAVERAGGPVVGYRATRSATATRTDTPLRDTPQSVQVVPREVLVDQQDIRLSDALQNVSSVQPGGTIQGRSDTFIIRGFRTQTYAIDGVLLNQANTFSPVTRDLADVERIEVLKGPASVLYGRGDPGGLINIVTRQPTLVPSGDISVQGGSFGFRRVQGSVSSAIEGVEGLSGRVSFASQSDPTFRNYGGRDNARTFVAPAFAWNPSPDTRVTFLGEFTRVDTQYDEGLIARNGRVPLDDRARYYGEPFARYNGTANFGLLKVEHDLNANITLREVLNVQWGGFDTLATRATGLNAAGTQVSRREIGVYSTYAAVDSQTEMVARFDLLGFRHTVLAGVEYTNGYRRAYQTQSTNFPSVSFQNPVFGAALVGLQFQSDLKQKTELNGLYVQDQIDLGLGLQLLVGVRYDTGTQYYFSRTPTARTIPPDQQLSGTSPRVGLIYRPVEPLTLYASYTTSFKPQTDNVLNVTNPPPETGEQYEIGSRLDLTPDLTLSAAAFSITRNNVSATDPNNANYAVITGQQRSEGVEADLAGQILPGWKVIGGVSVLDARITKDTTFAVGNRLVGAPAFSGSIWSTYQFQQGFLLGWNIGAGVTYVGRRTGDLNNSYSVGGYARLDAAVFYDFNEHARFSINARNLTDRRYIEQPFNQTNNQPGAPFSVLATITARL from the coding sequence ATGCCTTCGGATCGGATCGACGATGTCGATCGCACGTATCGTCTCCGCAAGTACTTGAATGCCTCTCCTGCGGCACTCGCCACGACGGCTCTGCTCCTGTCCTCGACGTGTCTTCAGGCGCAGTCGCAACCGGAGGCCGAAGAGGTCGCCCTTTCCGAACTGACCGTCACCGGCACCGGTCCCGCCGTCGAACGCGCGGGCGGTCCGGTCGTCGGCTACCGCGCCACCCGCTCCGCCACCGCGACCCGCACCGACACGCCCCTGCGCGACACGCCGCAATCGGTGCAGGTGGTGCCGCGGGAGGTGCTGGTCGACCAGCAGGATATCCGCCTCAGCGACGCGCTGCAGAACGTCAGCAGCGTCCAGCCCGGCGGCACGATCCAGGGCCGGAGCGACACCTTCATCATCCGCGGCTTCCGAACCCAGACTTACGCCATCGACGGCGTGCTGCTGAACCAGGCCAACACCTTCTCGCCGGTGACGCGCGATCTCGCCGACGTGGAGCGGATCGAGGTGCTGAAGGGGCCGGCCTCGGTGCTCTACGGGCGCGGCGATCCCGGCGGCCTGATCAACATCGTCACCCGGCAGCCGACGCTGGTCCCGTCCGGCGACATCAGCGTGCAGGGCGGCAGTTTCGGCTTCCGGCGGGTGCAGGGTTCGGTGTCGAGCGCCATCGAGGGCGTCGAGGGCCTGTCCGGGCGCGTCAGCTTCGCCAGCCAGTCCGACCCGACCTTCCGCAACTACGGCGGCCGGGACAATGCCCGAACCTTCGTGGCGCCGGCCTTCGCGTGGAATCCGAGCCCGGACACGCGGGTCACGTTCCTCGGCGAGTTCACCCGGGTGGACACCCAGTACGACGAGGGCCTCATCGCCCGGAACGGCCGCGTGCCGCTGGACGATCGCGCGCGCTATTACGGGGAGCCCTTCGCCCGCTACAACGGCACCGCCAATTTCGGGCTGCTGAAAGTCGAGCACGACCTCAACGCCAACATCACCCTGCGCGAGGTGCTGAACGTGCAATGGGGCGGGTTCGACACCCTGGCGACCCGCGCCACCGGCCTCAACGCGGCCGGGACTCAGGTCAGCCGGCGCGAGATCGGCGTCTACTCGACCTACGCGGCGGTCGACAGCCAGACCGAGATGGTGGCCCGGTTCGACCTGCTGGGCTTCCGCCACACGGTGCTGGCCGGCGTCGAATACACCAACGGCTACCGGCGCGCCTACCAGACGCAGAGCACCAACTTCCCGTCGGTGAGCTTCCAGAACCCGGTTTTCGGGGCGGCTCTGGTCGGCCTCCAGTTCCAGTCGGACCTCAAGCAGAAGACCGAACTGAACGGCCTCTACGTGCAGGACCAGATCGACCTCGGGCTGGGGCTGCAACTGCTCGTCGGTGTCCGCTACGACACTGGCACGCAGTATTACTTCAGCCGGACACCGACCGCGCGGACGATCCCGCCCGACCAGCAATTGTCGGGCACCTCGCCGCGCGTCGGCCTGATCTACCGGCCGGTTGAGCCACTGACCCTTTATGCGAGTTATACGACCTCGTTCAAGCCGCAGACCGACAACGTCCTGAACGTCACCAACCCGCCTCCGGAGACCGGGGAGCAATACGAGATCGGCAGCCGGCTGGATCTGACACCGGACCTGACCCTGTCGGCGGCGGCGTTCTCGATCACCCGCAACAACGTCTCCGCCACGGATCCGAACAACGCCAACTACGCGGTGATCACCGGTCAGCAACGCTCCGAAGGGGTGGAGGCCGACCTTGCCGGCCAGATCCTGCCGGGCTGGAAGGTCATCGGCGGCGTCAGCGTCCTCGACGCGCGGATCACGAAGGATACGACCTTCGCGGTGGGCAACCGCCTCGTCGGCGCCCCGGCCTTCAGCGGCAGCATCTGGTCGACCTACCAGTTCCAGCAGGGCTTCCTGCTCGGCTGGAACATCGGCGCCGGGGTCACCTATGTCGGCCGGCGCACGGGCGACCTCAACAACAGCTACTCGGTGGGCGGCTACGCCCGGCTCGACGCCGCCGTGTTCTACGATTTCAACGAGCACGCGCGGTTCTCGATCAATGCGCGGAACCTGACCGACCGGCGCTACATCGAGCAGCCCTTCAACCAGACCAACAACCAGCCCGGCGCGCCGTTCTCGGTGCTGGCCACGATCACCGCCCGGCTCTGA
- a CDS encoding PAS domain S-box protein, translated as MARVLGGPPTGQNLAFEDHFACYHPDDRALVIARVDDLLSGRRPATPYQARARIVRPDGSGLDAIIQGVPEHGPDGALVALHGMLLDVTDLVLSERRAHETDTLLHGTLDSMDQGLVVLDAAQRVRVFNRSAAELLDLPGDVLRAGVAFPDIHAYQRARGDFAAAETELRLGVAGRDLRALPPLFDWRLPSGVILEVRRSPLASGGAVLTFSDVTQTRLAERATEESERRYRLLAENATDIIIWSDLTTRRRYVSPAVRTVLGYDPDELIGTQPLDFTHPDDVAAYREVLDGLIAGRTARALTSQRYRHRNGHWVWLEISFSLTQDATTGEADGYVATLRDISARKAAEDALRLSEARYRALADALPQLVWITATETGEASYVNRRFEDYYGPIGPARAARTARNHPDDAERMEDLWREARARRTAYEVEGRLQRHDGAYRWHKLVLLPIWQGETMVGMLGTALDIDEIVAARRKVEEASSLLLLAQQAAKAGTWHLDLDSGQIDWSAESARLHGIETDGDYALDVPSWLTLIDRQDGARVLQIASAAAEAGETFSIEFRVPTPDGGVRWINGVGRGVPGPDGRARRMIGLNIDVTARKAVEAALIAAKAAADSARLEAERASAAKSEFLAAMSHEIRTPLNGVIGYADLLLDETELGPVARKHADRIRTAGAALLTVVNDVLDFSKVEAGQIEIVPRPFAVEALIDNAVSIVRPSAERKGLALAITRGPDLPAWIAGDEDRLRQILLNLLNNAVKFTPIGRIRLTVLAGPGSRAGARTLRFEIRDTGIGIPADKCDRLFRRFSQVDGSVSREYGGTGLGLAISKSLVSLMGGTIGVASVAGAGSTFWFEVTLPETAPEAGAGAPVTATTRATGRRLLLAEDVPLNQELARTILGRAGHLVDVVGDGAAAVAAVQARPYDLVLMDVQMPVMDGITATRRIRALGGPLSRLPIVAMTANVLPQQVAELRAAGLDDHVGKPFRTEALLAAIDRWACPRDAHPRAAAALDRTVLDEMTEMVGRDRMRGLLAMLARELTQRFGADAADHGRERLMLDAHAMVSAASMVGFVTLADTCRAVEAACRAAEDVAPLLGPLQAQVAATIAEIEALRAN; from the coding sequence TTGGCGCGCGTCCTGGGCGGACCGCCGACGGGGCAGAATCTGGCCTTCGAGGACCATTTCGCGTGCTATCACCCGGATGATCGCGCGCTTGTGATCGCGCGGGTCGACGATCTCCTGTCCGGCCGCCGGCCGGCGACGCCCTATCAGGCCCGGGCCCGCATCGTGCGTCCGGACGGCAGCGGCCTCGATGCGATCATCCAGGGCGTGCCCGAACACGGCCCCGACGGCGCGCTCGTCGCCCTGCACGGGATGCTCCTCGACGTGACCGATCTGGTCCTGTCCGAGCGGCGCGCGCACGAGACCGACACGCTCCTGCACGGGACGCTGGACAGCATGGACCAGGGCCTCGTCGTGCTCGACGCCGCCCAGCGCGTCCGCGTGTTCAACCGGAGCGCCGCGGAACTCCTCGACCTGCCGGGCGACGTCCTGCGCGCGGGCGTCGCCTTCCCGGACATTCATGCCTACCAGCGCGCGCGGGGCGATTTCGCCGCAGCGGAAACCGAGCTGCGGCTCGGCGTGGCCGGCCGCGACCTGCGGGCGCTGCCGCCGCTTTTCGACTGGCGCCTGCCCAGCGGTGTCATCCTGGAGGTGCGGCGCTCGCCGCTCGCCAGTGGCGGCGCGGTCCTGACCTTCAGCGACGTCACGCAGACGCGGCTCGCCGAGCGGGCGACGGAGGAGAGCGAGCGCCGCTACCGGCTGCTCGCCGAGAACGCCACCGACATCATCATCTGGTCCGACCTGACCACCCGCCGCCGCTACGTCTCGCCCGCCGTGCGCACCGTCCTCGGCTACGATCCGGACGAGCTCATCGGAACGCAGCCCCTCGACTTCACCCATCCGGACGACGTCGCCGCCTATCGCGAGGTCCTCGACGGCCTGATCGCCGGGCGCACCGCGCGCGCCCTGACCTCGCAGCGCTACCGGCACCGGAACGGCCACTGGGTGTGGCTGGAAATCTCGTTCAGCCTGACCCAGGACGCCACGACCGGCGAAGCGGACGGCTACGTCGCCACCCTGCGCGACATCAGCGCCCGCAAGGCCGCAGAGGATGCCCTGCGCCTGAGCGAGGCGCGCTACCGCGCGCTGGCGGATGCGCTTCCCCAGCTCGTCTGGATCACCGCGACCGAGACCGGCGAGGCGAGCTACGTGAACCGCCGGTTCGAGGATTATTACGGGCCGATCGGTCCTGCGCGCGCCGCCCGGACGGCCCGCAACCACCCCGACGACGCCGAGCGGATGGAGGACCTGTGGCGCGAGGCGCGGGCGCGCCGGACCGCCTACGAGGTCGAGGGCCGCCTGCAGCGCCACGACGGCGCCTATCGCTGGCACAAGCTCGTTCTCCTGCCGATCTGGCAGGGCGAGACGATGGTGGGCATGCTGGGCACCGCCCTCGATATCGACGAGATCGTGGCGGCGCGGCGCAAGGTCGAGGAGGCGAGCAGCCTCCTGCTCCTCGCCCAGCAGGCCGCCAAGGCGGGCACGTGGCACCTCGACCTGGACAGCGGCCAGATCGACTGGTCGGCCGAGAGCGCGCGCCTGCACGGAATCGAGACGGACGGGGACTATGCCCTCGACGTGCCGTCCTGGCTCACCCTGATCGATCGCCAGGACGGCGCGCGCGTCCTTCAGATCGCCTCGGCCGCCGCTGAGGCGGGGGAAACCTTCTCGATCGAGTTCCGGGTCCCCACTCCCGACGGCGGGGTGCGCTGGATCAACGGCGTCGGGCGCGGCGTCCCGGGGCCGGACGGCCGGGCGCGGCGGATGATCGGCCTCAACATCGACGTGACCGCCCGCAAGGCTGTCGAGGCGGCGCTCATCGCCGCCAAGGCCGCGGCCGATTCCGCCCGCCTGGAGGCCGAACGCGCGAGCGCGGCCAAGAGCGAGTTCCTGGCCGCCATGAGCCACGAGATCCGCACGCCGCTCAATGGGGTGATCGGCTACGCCGACCTGCTGCTCGACGAGACGGAACTCGGGCCGGTGGCGCGCAAGCACGCCGACCGCATCCGCACCGCCGGCGCGGCGCTCCTGACCGTGGTCAACGATGTCCTCGATTTCTCGAAGGTCGAGGCCGGCCAGATCGAGATCGTGCCCCGCCCCTTCGCGGTCGAGGCGCTCATCGACAACGCCGTCTCGATCGTGCGTCCGTCGGCCGAGCGCAAGGGGCTCGCGCTCGCCATCACGCGCGGGCCGGACCTGCCGGCCTGGATCGCGGGCGACGAGGACCGCCTGCGCCAGATCCTCCTCAACCTGCTCAACAACGCCGTGAAGTTCACCCCGATCGGGCGCATCCGCCTGACGGTCCTGGCGGGCCCCGGCAGCCGGGCCGGCGCGCGCACCCTGCGCTTCGAGATCCGCGACACCGGGATCGGCATCCCTGCGGACAAGTGCGACCGCCTGTTCCGGCGCTTCTCGCAGGTCGACGGCTCTGTCAGCCGCGAGTACGGCGGCACCGGGCTGGGCCTGGCCATCTCGAAATCCCTCGTCTCGCTCATGGGCGGGACGATCGGCGTCGCGAGCGTTGCGGGCGCGGGCTCGACCTTCTGGTTCGAGGTCACGCTGCCGGAGACGGCCCCGGAGGCCGGCGCCGGGGCACCGGTCACCGCCACCACCCGGGCGACGGGCAGGCGCCTCCTGCTGGCCGAGGACGTGCCGCTCAACCAGGAGCTCGCCCGGACGATCCTGGGACGGGCCGGGCACCTGGTGGACGTGGTCGGCGACGGCGCCGCCGCGGTGGCGGCAGTCCAGGCTCGGCCCTACGACCTCGTCCTGATGGACGTCCAGATGCCGGTCATGGACGGCATCACGGCGACCCGGCGGATCCGCGCGCTGGGCGGGCCGCTGAGCCGTCTGCCGATCGTCGCGATGACCGCCAATGTCCTGCCGCAGCAGGTGGCCGAGCTGCGCGCGGCCGGTCTCGACGACCATGTCGGCAAGCCGTTCCGGACGGAGGCGCTGCTGGCGGCGATCGACCGCTGGGCCTGCCCGCGCGACGCGCATCCGCGCGCCGCCGCCGCGCTCGATCGCACCGTTCTCGACGAGATGACCGAGATGGTCGGACGGGACCGCATGCGCGGCCTCCTGGCGATGCTCGCCCGGGAGCTCACGCAACGGTTCGGGGCCGACGCCGCCGATCATGGCCGCGAGCGGCTCATGCTGGACGCGCACGCGATGGTGTCGGCGGCCAGCATGGTGGGCTTCGTGACGCTCGCCGACACCTGCCGGGCGGTGGAAGCGGCCTGCCGGGCTGCAGAGGACGTCGCCCCCCTGCTCGGCCCGCTCCAGGCCCAGGTGGCCGCGACGATCGCCGAGATCGAGGCCCTGCGCGCGAACTGA